Proteins encoded in a region of the Botrytis cinerea B05.10 chromosome 11, complete sequence genome:
- the Bcost1 gene encoding Bcost1 translates to MKSFTIATAVLSLVSTAFGADKSNLSKPLTSKQILPSNFKPPQVFKNANLVHHINLEKSYPKESINVVIENIANEPQDEYYLPFTSRQMETIGALEVKDRKDADSGLFEVRAVEVDTESDTQFYLIKLPQPLAPKAQQTIGISYSYLSALNPLPNSIAQKDNQYVVYEFSAYAQSSYVTSKQKTEVKFPTTNIPEHTIIPGTDGASESPQKQGSKYTYGSYGEVPAGAVEPVRVRYEFTKPLIHVSRLERDIEVSHWGGNVAFEERYTLTNRAANLSQPFSRTLWNQAAYYATTPTSAIKELKFPLKVGSLTPYFTDVIGNVSTSRFRSNKREANLEIKPRYPIFGGWNYPFRVGWDADAKKFLRKLSGGEQYVLNVPFLEGPKQAEGVEYEFVELRVILPEGAENVQFSTLVPTASSTITLHKTFMDTIGRTTLTLHSHNLIDDLRDRELIVTYTYPFLAGFRKPIVIFCSTLSLFVTVWALGTLNVSIKGKKA, encoded by the exons atgaagtCATTCACGATTGCGACTGCGGTCCTTTCTCTTGTATCGACAGCTTTTGGCGCAGACAAGAGTAACTTGTCGAAACCACTTACCTCGAAACAAATTCTcccttcaaatttcaaacctCCGCAAGTCTTCAAAAATGCGAATTTGGTCCATCATATCAATCTCGAGAAGAGCTACCCAAAAGAGTCAATTAATGTAGTAATTGAGAATATTGCGAACGAACCTCAAGATGAATACTATCTGCCATTTACATCGAGGCAAATGGAGACAATTGGAGCTTTAGAAGTAAAAGACAGAAAGGATGCCGATTCCGGACTATTCGAAGTACGAGCAGTAGAGGTGGACACAGAGAG TGACACTCAATTCTACTTAATCAAGCTACCACAACCCCTCGCACCCAAAGCACAACAAACAATTGGCATTTCATATTCATACCTTTCGGCTCTTAACCctcttccaaattcaattgCACAGAAAGACAACCAATACGTCGTTTACGAATTTTCCGCGTATGCCCAATCGTCATACGTCACTTCGAAGCAAAAGACTGAGGTTAAATTCCCAACTACCAATATTCCAGAACACACCATTATTCCAGGAACCGACGGTGCATCTGAGTCGCCACAGAAGCAAGGTTCTAAGTACACATACGGTTCTTATGGAGAGGTACCAGCCGGTGCAGTGGAACCGGTCCGAGTCCGATATGAGTTCACCAAACCCCTCATTCACGTCTCTAGATTAGAACGTGATATTGAAGTCAGCCACTGGGGAGGGAATGTTGCTTTCGAGGAACGTTATACTTTGACCAACCGTGCTGCCAACCTTTCCCAACCTTTCTCTCGCACTCTGTGGAACCAAGCCGCATACTATGCCACCACTCCCACTTCTGCCATCAAGGAGCTCAAATTCCCATTGAAGGTTGGAAGTTTGACACCATACTTTACTGATGTCATTGGTAATGTCTCTACCTCTCGTTTCCGCAGTAATAAACGCGAAGCGAATCTTGAGATTAAGCCCCGTTACCCAATCTTCGGAGGCTGGAATTATCCTTTCCGTGTAGGTTGGGATGCTGATGCTAAAAAATTCCTGAGAAAATTAAGCGGAGGAGAGCAATATGTTCTCAATGTCCCATTCTTGGAAGGTCCAAAGCAAGCCGAGGGAGTTGAATACGAATTCGTTGAACTCCGTGTCATTCTTCCAGAAGGAGCCGA AAACGTCCAATTCTCCACTCTAGTCCCTACCGCCTCTTCGACAATCACTCTCCACAAAACGTTCATGGATACTATTGGCCGTACAACGCTCACACTTCATTCTCATAACTTGATTGACGATCTCCGCGATCGTGAACTCATTGTTACATATACCTACCCCTTCCTTGCAGGTTTCCGCAAACCTATTGTTATTTTCTGCTCCACTTTGAGTTTATTCGTTACAGTTTGGGCTCTTGGTACTTTGAATGTTAGTATCAAGGGGAAGAAGGCTTGA
- the Bcrmt2 gene encoding Bcrmt2 translates to MDDPEFASETDTTTQTILLAASNHDLAALKPLLRVPGAASVQDSETGFTPLHAAIASCEDSPSVEDIEAAKATIKELFLSGAIWNDLDTNNETPGCLAWRLGRKELYELVVEAGVRAEILMNLMGGYEELSDEDEDEEEGEVEGMEIVVDEETTDEPAKGSEVEEPKKDVNSADYLKSKLEFTEDALLDADANGVMMAWETSIMKRTVDLLIPSSSPSLRILNIGFGMGIIDTMFASTKPASHHIIEAHPDVLTHLQEPGHKFGKEWEASAPEEGSYKIHAGRWQEILPKLLEENLQFDVIYFDTFGESYMELKKFFSEYVIGLLSETGKFSFFNGLGADRRVCYDVYTKVSELDLCDAGLDVDWVDVEVEELGGEGEGEWKGVRRRYWVLDTYRLPVCTFMG, encoded by the coding sequence ATGGATGACCCAGAATTCGCCTCCGAAACCGATACAACTACCCAAACTATCCTCCTCGCAGCCTCTAACCACGATCTCGCCGCCCTCAAACCCCTCCTTCGAGTACCGGGTGCTGCCTCAGTTCAAGATTCCGAGACTGGCTTCACACCTCTCCACGCCGCAATTGCATCGTGTGAAGATTCTCCTTCCGTGGAAGATATAGAAGCTGCGAAAGCGACCATCAAAGAGTTATTCTTGTCGGGAGCTATATGGAATGATTTAGATACAAATAACGAGACACCTGGATGTTTGGCATGGAGATTGGGCAGGAAGGAATTATATGAATTAGTTGTGGAAGCTGGTGTGAGGGcggagattttgatgaatttgatgggTGGGTATGAGGAGTTAAGtgacgaggatgaagatgaagaggagggCGAAGTAGAGGGGATGGAAATAGTTGTAGACGAAGAAACTACAGACGAACCAGCAAAAGGAAGCGAGGTAGAAGAGCCAAAGAAAGACGTCAATTCTGCAGATTATCTCAAAAGCAAACTCGAATTCACAGAAGATGCACTTCTCGACGCTGACGCTAACGGTGTAATGATGGCATGGGAAACATCCATCATGAAACGTACTGTCGATCTTCTTatcccctcctcctcaccTTCATTACGAATCCTCAACATCGGTTTCGGAATGGGCATAATCGATACAATGTTCGCATCCACAAAACCAGCCAGTCACCATATAATAGAAGCCCACCCTGATGTTCTCACACACCTCCAAGAACCAGGTCATAAATTTGGAAAGGAATGGGAAGCATCTGCACCTGAAGAAGGAAGTTATAAAATCCACGCTGGTCGCTGGCAAGAAATCCTACCAAAGCTGCTTgaagaaaatcttcaattcgatgttatatattttgataccTTCGGAGAATCTTACATGGAGCTTAAGAAATTCTTTTCCGAATACGTCATTGGATTGTTGTCTGAAACTGGAAAATTTAGTTTCTTTAATGGACTAGGAGCAGATAGAAGAGTTTGCTATGATGTGTATACAAAAGTCTCGGAGCTGGATCTGTGTGATGCTGGATTAGATGTCGACTGGGTTGACGTGGAAGTCGAGGAGCTTGGGGGAGAAGGTGAGGGTGAATGGAAAGGCGTAAGAAGGAGATACTGGGTTCTGGACACATACCGCTTACCAGTTTGTACTTTTATGGGATAA
- the Bcvtc4 gene encoding Bcvtc4: protein MLIVHDLKADTQRWLSQTNGPPGHYNFPPGTIIMKFGEQLRSSVIKEYQWYYIAYDELKEKLKTPYVTPSKKNKSSSKRQEWTEANEREFIDLMEAELDKVHTKQKLKAIEISRRIANADREVSEVVGRLDSRGPERSNGSVDSDAPTEEEFMLLEEDLSDIIADVHDLAKFVQLNYTGFQKIIKKHDKTTKWMLKPVFATRLKAKPFFKDNYDADIVKLSKLYDLVRTRGNPVQGDSSAGGSQASFIRQTTKYWVHPDNITELKLIILKHLPVLVFNASKEFEAKDSAITSIYYDNPETWDLYEGRLKKSEGAEAIRLRWYGDVDNEHIFVERKTHREDWTGEKSVKARFGIKEKNVNAYMKGEMLPAAIFEKARKEGKKPLKAIEEDERLAREVQYSVIKKGYVPVCRSFYNRTAFQLPADARVRISLDTELTMVREDNLDGKRRAGNNWRRMDIGIDYPFSQLPAEDVERFPYAVLEVKLQTQAGQEPPEWVRELIASHLVEAVPKFSKFIHGTATLFPTRINLIPFWMPQMDVDIRKPVTQSFGIKRPGHSNPSSTSDDDDDDDSDDEDYAFNQSGAGAIAAASETLRRRNHGATGNSLDIEEEISSMPLLEEDYIYDTDDEESIDNRPFERARRVGGLAFITEGIKYYAKTAGHHLSRKIHSISPTPRDPMDSNNATFSALRNGGGKIVAKKFKAPPGKKIHVPVRVEPKVYFAAERTFLTWLEFSIYIGTIAATLVNFGTKPTAVSFIVSGFFSIVAIMSLAYSVGMYLYRSNSIRERRNIKYYDAWGPSILCASLFAAVVVNAWFEMSAKE from the exons ATGCTAATTGTTCACGATTTGAAGGCAGACACTCAACGTTGGTTATCACAAACCAACGGCCCTCCAGGTCACTACAACTTCCCGCCAGGAACCATCATTATGAAGTTTGGCGAGCAACTCCGATCCAGTGTGATCAAAGAGTACCAATGGTACTATATCGCTTACGATGAGCTGAAAGAGAAGCTCAAGACCCCTTACGTTACCCCGTCGAAGAAAAACAAGTCGAGTTCGAAACGACAAGAATGGACCGAAGCAAATGAAAGAGAGTTCATTGATCTCATGGAGGCAGAGTTGGACAAGGTGCATACCAAGCAAAAGCTGAAGGCCATCGAAATCAGTCGGAGAATTGCAAACGCGGATAGAGAGGTTAGCGAGGTTGTCGGAAGATTGGATTCGAGAGGACCTGAACGTAGCAATGGATCGGTAGATTCTGATGCTCCTACCGAAGAAGAGTTCATGCTgttggaagaagatttgaGTGACATTATCGCGGATGTACACGATTTGGCCAAATTTGTTCAGCTGAACTACACTGGATTTCAGAAGATCATCAAGAAGCATGAC AAAACCACCAAATGGATGTTAAAACCTGTGTTTGCGACAAGACTCAAGGCGAAACCTTTCTTCAAAGACAACTATGACGCCGACATTGTTAAGCTATCCAAATTGTATGACTTGGTCAGAACAAGAGGAAATCCTGTGCAAGGTGACAGTTCGGCAGGTGGAAGTCAAGCCAGTTTCATTCGACAGACGACTAAATATTGGGTGCACCCGGATAATATTACCGAGTTGAAGCTTATTATCTTAAAG CATCTACCCGTCCTTGTTTTCAATGCCAGCAAGGAATTCGAAGCGAAAGATTCTGCAATCACGTCGATCTATTACGACAATCCCGAGACTTGGGATCTATACGAGGGTCGACTCAAAAAAAGTGAGGGAGCCGAGGCAATCCGTCTTAGATGGTATGGCGATGTCGACAACGAACATATATTTGTGGAGAGAAAAACCCATCGTGAAGATTGGACGGGAGAGAAGTCAGTGAAGGCAAGATTTGggatcaaagaaaagaatgtcAACGCATACATGAAGGGTGAAATGCTACCTGCTGCTATATTCGAGAAGGCTCGCAAGGAGGGCAAGAAACCATTGAAAGCCATCGAGGAGGACGAGAGACTCGCTAGGGAGGTTCAATACTCGGTTATCAAGAAGGGCTATGTACCTGTCTGTCGATCCTTCTATAACCGTACAGCCTTTCAATTGCCAGCCGACGCAAGAGTTCGTATCTCCTTAGATACTGAATTAACAATGGTTAGAGAAGACAATCTCGACGGAAAAAGACGCGCTGGCAACAATTGGCGAAGAATGGATATCGGTATTGATTATCCATTCAGTCAGTTACCTgcagaagatgttgagagATTTCCATACGCGGTTCTCGAAGTGAAGTTACAAACTCAGGCTGGTCAAGAGCCGCCAGAATGGGTGCGAGAACTCATTGCTAGTCATCTTGTTGAAGCTGTtcccaaattctcaaaattcatTCATGGCACCGCGACTCTCTTCCCGACTCGCATAAACCTTATACCATTCTGGATGCCACAAATGGATGTTGACATCCGAAAGCCAGTTACTCAATCCTTCGGTATCAAGCGTCCAGGTCACTCAAATCCAAGTTCCACAAGtgacgatgacgacgacgatgattctgatgatgaagattacGCCTTCAATCAGTCTGGGGCTGGGGCTATTGCCGCTGCGTCCGAGACTCTTCGACGACGCAACCATGGAGCAACAGGAAATAGTCTTGAtatcgaagaagaaatttcTAGCATGCCATTGTTGGAAGAGGACTATATCTATGATACTGATGACGAAGAATCTATCGACAATCGACCATTTGAGAGAGCCAGAAGAGTTGGCGGTCTAGCTTTTATTACAGAAGGGATTAAGTATTATGCTAAAACTGCCGGACATCATCTATCTCGAAAAATCCATTCGATAAGTCCTACTCCAAGAGATCCAATGGATAGTAACAATGCTACATTCTCAGCTCTTCGAAATGGGGGTGGTAAAATTGTGGCCAAGAAATTCAAGGCACCGCCTGGAAAGAAGATTCATGTGCCTGTTCGCGTCGAACCAAAGGTGTATTTTGCCGCTGAGAGAACATTCTTAACTTGG CTCGAATTCTCAATCTACATCGGTACAATTGCAGCCACACTCGTCAACTTTGGAACAAAACCTACTGCGGTATCCTTTATTGTTTCAGGTTTCTTTTCCATAGTCGCCATCATGAGTTTGGCCTACAGTGTAGGCATGTACTTATATAGAAGTAACAGCATtagggagaggagaaatatCAAGTATTATGATGCTTGGGGACCGAGCATTTTGTGCGCATCGCTCTTTGCGGCGGTGGTTGTGAATGCTTGGTTTGAGATGAGTGCTAAAGAATGA
- the Bcvtc4 gene encoding Bcvtc4: MKFGEQLRSSVIKEYQWYYIAYDELKEKLKTPYVTPSKKNKSSSKRQEWTEANEREFIDLMEAELDKVHTKQKLKAIEISRRIANADREVSEVVGRLDSRGPERSNGSVDSDAPTEEEFMLLEEDLSDIIADVHDLAKFVQLNYTGFQKIIKKHDKTTKWMLKPVFATRLKAKPFFKDNYDADIVKLSKLYDLVRTRGNPVQGDSSAGGSQASFIRQTTKYWVHPDNITELKLIILKHLPVLVFNASKEFEAKDSAITSIYYDNPETWDLYEGRLKKSEGAEAIRLRWYGDVDNEHIFVERKTHREDWTGEKSVKARFGIKEKNVNAYMKGEMLPAAIFEKARKEGKKPLKAIEEDERLAREVQYSVIKKGYVPVCRSFYNRTAFQLPADARVRISLDTELTMVREDNLDGKRRAGNNWRRMDIGIDYPFSQLPAEDVERFPYAVLEVKLQTQAGQEPPEWVRELIASHLVEAVPKFSKFIHGTATLFPTRINLIPFWMPQMDVDIRKPVTQSFGIKRPGHSNPSSTSDDDDDDDSDDEDYAFNQSGAGAIAAASETLRRRNHGATGNSLDIEEEISSMPLLEEDYIYDTDDEESIDNRPFERARRVGGLAFITEGIKYYAKTAGHHLSRKIHSISPTPRDPMDSNNATFSALRNGGGKIVAKKFKAPPGKKIHVPVRVEPKVYFAAERTFLTWLEFSIYIGTIAATLVNFGTKPTAVSFIVSGFFSIVAIMSLAYSVGMYLYRSNSIRERRNIKYYDAWGPSILCASLFAAVVVNAWFEMSAKE, translated from the exons ATGAAGTTTGGCGAGCAACTCCGATCCAGTGTGATCAAAGAGTACCAATGGTACTATATCGCTTACGATGAGCTGAAAGAGAAGCTCAAGACCCCTTACGTTACCCCGTCGAAGAAAAACAAGTCGAGTTCGAAACGACAAGAATGGACCGAAGCAAATGAAAGAGAGTTCATTGATCTCATGGAGGCAGAGTTGGACAAGGTGCATACCAAGCAAAAGCTGAAGGCCATCGAAATCAGTCGGAGAATTGCAAACGCGGATAGAGAGGTTAGCGAGGTTGTCGGAAGATTGGATTCGAGAGGACCTGAACGTAGCAATGGATCGGTAGATTCTGATGCTCCTACCGAAGAAGAGTTCATGCTgttggaagaagatttgaGTGACATTATCGCGGATGTACACGATTTGGCCAAATTTGTTCAGCTGAACTACACTGGATTTCAGAAGATCATCAAGAAGCATGAC AAAACCACCAAATGGATGTTAAAACCTGTGTTTGCGACAAGACTCAAGGCGAAACCTTTCTTCAAAGACAACTATGACGCCGACATTGTTAAGCTATCCAAATTGTATGACTTGGTCAGAACAAGAGGAAATCCTGTGCAAGGTGACAGTTCGGCAGGTGGAAGTCAAGCCAGTTTCATTCGACAGACGACTAAATATTGGGTGCACCCGGATAATATTACCGAGTTGAAGCTTATTATCTTAAAG CATCTACCCGTCCTTGTTTTCAATGCCAGCAAGGAATTCGAAGCGAAAGATTCTGCAATCACGTCGATCTATTACGACAATCCCGAGACTTGGGATCTATACGAGGGTCGACTCAAAAAAAGTGAGGGAGCCGAGGCAATCCGTCTTAGATGGTATGGCGATGTCGACAACGAACATATATTTGTGGAGAGAAAAACCCATCGTGAAGATTGGACGGGAGAGAAGTCAGTGAAGGCAAGATTTGggatcaaagaaaagaatgtcAACGCATACATGAAGGGTGAAATGCTACCTGCTGCTATATTCGAGAAGGCTCGCAAGGAGGGCAAGAAACCATTGAAAGCCATCGAGGAGGACGAGAGACTCGCTAGGGAGGTTCAATACTCGGTTATCAAGAAGGGCTATGTACCTGTCTGTCGATCCTTCTATAACCGTACAGCCTTTCAATTGCCAGCCGACGCAAGAGTTCGTATCTCCTTAGATACTGAATTAACAATGGTTAGAGAAGACAATCTCGACGGAAAAAGACGCGCTGGCAACAATTGGCGAAGAATGGATATCGGTATTGATTATCCATTCAGTCAGTTACCTgcagaagatgttgagagATTTCCATACGCGGTTCTCGAAGTGAAGTTACAAACTCAGGCTGGTCAAGAGCCGCCAGAATGGGTGCGAGAACTCATTGCTAGTCATCTTGTTGAAGCTGTtcccaaattctcaaaattcatTCATGGCACCGCGACTCTCTTCCCGACTCGCATAAACCTTATACCATTCTGGATGCCACAAATGGATGTTGACATCCGAAAGCCAGTTACTCAATCCTTCGGTATCAAGCGTCCAGGTCACTCAAATCCAAGTTCCACAAGtgacgatgacgacgacgatgattctgatgatgaagattacGCCTTCAATCAGTCTGGGGCTGGGGCTATTGCCGCTGCGTCCGAGACTCTTCGACGACGCAACCATGGAGCAACAGGAAATAGTCTTGAtatcgaagaagaaatttcTAGCATGCCATTGTTGGAAGAGGACTATATCTATGATACTGATGACGAAGAATCTATCGACAATCGACCATTTGAGAGAGCCAGAAGAGTTGGCGGTCTAGCTTTTATTACAGAAGGGATTAAGTATTATGCTAAAACTGCCGGACATCATCTATCTCGAAAAATCCATTCGATAAGTCCTACTCCAAGAGATCCAATGGATAGTAACAATGCTACATTCTCAGCTCTTCGAAATGGGGGTGGTAAAATTGTGGCCAAGAAATTCAAGGCACCGCCTGGAAAGAAGATTCATGTGCCTGTTCGCGTCGAACCAAAGGTGTATTTTGCCGCTGAGAGAACATTCTTAACTTGG CTCGAATTCTCAATCTACATCGGTACAATTGCAGCCACACTCGTCAACTTTGGAACAAAACCTACTGCGGTATCCTTTATTGTTTCAGGTTTCTTTTCCATAGTCGCCATCATGAGTTTGGCCTACAGTGTAGGCATGTACTTATATAGAAGTAACAGCATtagggagaggagaaatatCAAGTATTATGATGCTTGGGGACCGAGCATTTTGTGCGCATCGCTCTTTGCGGCGGTGGTTGTGAATGCTTGGTTTGAGATGAGTGCTAAAGAATGA
- the Bchxk gene encoding Bchxk — translation MVGLGPRKPPSRKGSMADVPKNYLEQIKKLEQQFTVDTQKLKEITEHFVSELTKGLTVEGGSIPMNPTWCMAFPDGYETGTFLALDMGGTNLRVCEIILTDEKSEFDIIQSKYRMPEELKTGEADELWEYIADCLQQFIESHHHGEDLGTLSLGFTFSYPATQNYIDEGILQRWTKGFDIAGVEGENIVPMFEAALAKRGVPIKLTALINDTTGTLIASAYTDTAMKIGCIFGTGCNAAYMENCGSIPKLAHMNLPPDTPMAINCEWGAFDNEHKVLPRTPYDIIIDKDSPRPGQQAFEKMIAGLYLGELFRLVLVDLHDNKDIHMFEGQDIEKLRKAYTLDSSFLSLVEEDPWENLSETADLFQNKLSIRATVPELELIRRLAELIGTRAARLSACGVAAIAKKKNYETCHVGADGSVFNKYPHFKARGAAALREILDWPAKKNAKEADPIEILAAEDGSGVGAALIAALTLKRVKAGNMAGILHPENFR, via the exons ATGGTGGGGTTAGGTCCAAGAAAGCCTCCTTCCCGTAAGG GTTCTATGGCTGATGTCCCCAAAAATTACTTGGAACAAATCAAGAAGCTTGAGCAACAGTTCACTGTTGACACCCAAAAACTCAAGGAGATCACTGAACACTTCGTCTCCGAGCTTACAAAAG GTCTCACTGTAGAGGGTGGAAGTATT CCAATGAACCCAACTTGGTGTATGGCATTTCCAGATGGTTATGAAACCGGTACATTCCTCGCCTTGGACATGGGAGGTACCAACTTGCGTGTCTGTGAAATTATCTTGACTGATGAGAAGTCCGAGTTTGATATTATCCAATCAAAATACCGCATGCCAGAAGAGCTCAAGACTGGCGAAGCAGATGAACTTTGGGAATACATTGCCGATTGTCTTCAACAATTCATTGAATCCCACCATCATGGCGAGGATCTTGGAACGTTGAGTCTTGGTTTCACCTTCTCCTACCCAGCTACTCAAAACTATATCGATGAGGGTATCTTGCAAAGATGGACCAAGGGCTTCGATATTGCAGGTGTCGAAGGTGAAAACATTGTTCCAATGTTTGAGGCAGCTCTTGCTAAGAGA GGCGTTCCAATTAAGCTTACAGCTTTGATCAATGATACCACTGGTACCTTGATTGCTTCCGCATATACTGACACAGCCATGAAGATTGGTTGTATTTTCGGAACTGGTTGCAATGCTGCGTACATGGAAAACTGCGGCTCTATTCCAAAATTGGCACACATGAACTTACCTCCTGACACTCCAATGGCAATCAACTGCGAGTGGGGTGCTTTCGATAATGAGCACAAAGTTCTCCCCCGTACTCCATACGATATCATTATTGATAAAGATTCTCCACGTCCTGGTCAGCAAGCATTTGAGAAGATGATTGCTGGTCTTTACCTTGGAGAACTTTTCAGATTGGTTCTTGTCGATCTTCATGACAACAAAGATATCCACATGTTTGAGGgtcaagatattgaaaaactcCGAAAGGCTTACACCTTGGACTCTTCATTCTTGTCATTGGTTGAGGA GGACCCTTGGGAGAACTTGTCAGAAACTGCtgatcttttccaaaacaaGCTCAGCATCAGAGCCACTGTTCCAGAACTCGAGCTCATCCGTCGCCTTGCTGAGTTGATCGGTACCCGTGCCGCCCGCCTCTCCGCATGTGGTGTCGCCGCCATtgccaagaaaaagaactaCGAGACTTGCCACGTCGGAGCTGACGGATCTGTCTTCAACAAATACCCTCACTTCAAGGCTCGTGGTGCCGCCGCACTCCgtgaaattcttgattgGCCTGCAAAGAAGAATGCTAAGGAGGCTGATCCCATTGAAATCTTGGCTGCTGAGGATGGATCTGGTGTCGGTGCAGCTTTGATTGCTGCTTTGACCCTCAAGCGTGTCAAGGCAGGTAACATGGCTGGTATTTTGCACCCAGAGAACTTCAGATAG